The following coding sequences lie in one Sorghum bicolor cultivar BTx623 chromosome 6, Sorghum_bicolor_NCBIv3, whole genome shotgun sequence genomic window:
- the LOC8071066 gene encoding uncharacterized protein LOC8071066 — translation MASAFFFDAEPVCEVSSLLLPALDACALCAKPLGRDDDIFMYRGDTPFCSEECRDEQMQLDAIRARQAARSAAGRRQQQQQQQYSSRTESRHQESRKVSVAT, via the coding sequence ATGGcctccgccttcttcttcgacgcCGAGCCGGTGTGCGAGGTCTCCAGCCTGCTGCTGCCCGCGCTGGACGCCTGCGCGCTCTGCGCCAAGCCGCTGGGACGCGACGACGACATCTTCATGTACAGAGGCGACACGCCCTTCTGCAGCGAGGAGTGCCGCGACGAGCAGATGCAGCTCGACGCCATCCGCGCCAGGCAGGCCGCCAGGTCCGCCGCCggacggaggcagcagcagcagcagcagcagtactcCTCCAGAACAGAGTCCAGGCACCAGGAGTCCAGGAAGGTGTCTGTTGCGACCTGA